A stretch of Metabacillus sp. FJAT-52054 DNA encodes these proteins:
- the glcD gene encoding glycolate oxidase subunit GlcD, with protein MLNLEFKEKLIAAVSKSNVEDSKASRLVYSYDATPNFQALPDAVVSPRCAEEVSQVVKLCGHYKVPIVPRGSGTNLCAGTCPTEGGIVLLFKHMNKILEIDEENLTVTVQPGAVTLDIINEVEARGLFYPPDPSSMKISTIGGNINENSGGLRGLKYGVTRDYVMALEIVLANGDIIRTGGKLAKDVAGYDFTRLFVGSEGTLGILTEATLKLIPMPETKSTMLALYQDLEAAARSVSKIIANKIIPATLEFLDQPTLKVVEDFARIGLPTDVKAVLLIEQDGPADLVSGDMLKMANICKQEQAVSVQLAKTNEEAEALRTARRSALSALARLKPTTILEDATVPRSEIARMVTAINEIGERFNVQICTFGHAGDGNLHPTVATDARDHDEMERVEKAFAAIFEKAIELGGTITGEHGVGEMKAPYLELKLGAAGISAMKAVKDALDPANIMNPGKVFAKDTRKRVVVSS; from the coding sequence TTGTGTATTCCTATGACGCTACCCCGAACTTCCAGGCGCTTCCTGATGCTGTCGTCTCACCAAGGTGTGCTGAAGAAGTATCACAAGTAGTAAAGCTTTGCGGGCACTATAAGGTCCCGATTGTGCCCAGAGGATCCGGAACAAACCTATGCGCAGGAACCTGCCCAACAGAAGGCGGGATTGTCCTATTATTTAAGCATATGAACAAAATCCTTGAAATCGATGAGGAAAACCTGACTGTTACCGTTCAGCCAGGCGCAGTTACACTGGATATTATTAATGAAGTCGAGGCGCGAGGATTATTTTATCCTCCCGATCCAAGCTCCATGAAAATATCTACAATCGGCGGTAATATTAACGAAAACTCAGGCGGGCTCCGCGGACTAAAATACGGTGTTACCCGGGATTATGTAATGGCACTGGAGATCGTTCTTGCAAACGGAGACATCATCCGGACAGGCGGAAAGCTTGCGAAGGATGTGGCAGGCTATGATTTTACCAGATTATTTGTCGGCTCTGAAGGAACCCTCGGGATTTTGACGGAAGCAACACTTAAGCTGATTCCGATGCCGGAAACGAAAAGCACGATGCTCGCTCTTTATCAGGATTTGGAGGCGGCAGCAAGATCGGTTTCAAAGATTATCGCCAATAAAATCATTCCGGCTACATTGGAGTTTTTAGATCAGCCAACACTCAAAGTGGTCGAAGACTTTGCCAGGATTGGACTGCCGACCGATGTAAAAGCCGTCTTGCTCATTGAACAGGACGGTCCAGCTGATCTCGTTTCAGGAGACATGCTGAAAATGGCGAATATCTGCAAGCAGGAGCAGGCCGTTTCTGTTCAGCTGGCGAAGACAAATGAAGAAGCTGAAGCATTAAGAACAGCGAGGCGCTCTGCATTATCCGCGCTTGCCAGGCTGAAGCCCACGACCATTCTAGAAGACGCTACGGTTCCAAGATCTGAAATTGCCAGGATGGTGACGGCAATTAACGAAATCGGCGAAAGATTCAATGTCCAAATTTGTACATTCGGCCATGCCGGAGACGGCAACCTGCATCCAACCGTTGCGACTGATGCCCGGGACCATGACGAAATGGAACGGGTTGAAAAAGCATTTGCCGCTATTTTCGAAAAGGCCATTGAACTCGGCGGAACGATTACCGGGGAGCATGGCGTAGGGGAAATGAAGGCACCGTATCTAGAATTAAAATTAGGTGCAGCTGGCATTTCGGCCATGAAAGCTGTCAAGGACGCTCTGGATCCTGCTAACATCATGAATCCGGGAAAAGTATTCGCGAAGGACACTAGAAAAAGGGTGGTTGTGTCATCATGA